The DNA region GAATTTCATCACAGCAACTCATAATGGGACTGTACTTTGTGGCATTGGATGCACCGCTACACAACGTCCCTTAGGTGTCACAGACTGTCACATTAAAACTATTGTATCATAAATGTTTGAGGTAGATAAGATGGAGGTCCTTTGTTAAATAatgctgctctgtgtttattttcctgttcCTTGTTATTAAGAAATGTGATCACAGTTttcagtgaaaagaaaaaggagatgTCCTgtgtgaaaagaagaaaaacaaactttcacTTCCCTCCACATTATAAACATaagtagtcccccccccccaggtcttGGTTTCTTACATTGCACTCAGAATGGACGCGGTCATTTCCTTCCTCTGTGAGTTTTCTTCACTTTCACAAACTCCACAATCAGTCGGATAATATTGTTCTCTGCTAATTTGATCGTtgattatttctctttttcagttattttgacTCTCGCGCCTGTGGGTATGTACCAAATATTCGTATGATTCTTGCCTCATAAAAACATGCTCCCATTTGTAAGCATATTATACTAGAATCAGTATATCCGCTGCTTCTGCTGGACTCATGACATAAATAGCATTTAAAGTAATTCGGTTTagtaaaaacaataatcaaaacAGATTATATAGattattctgtgtgttttcatctacAGCTCCTCTTGAGAGCTCATTCAGAGCTGTCGTGGAGAGGGTGTTGGGGGACACGAGGATCTTCACTGGGGAGGAGGTCCGGCTGAGGTGCAGCGTTCCTGACCCCCACGGGTCCAGATGGGATCACGAGTGGTTTAAAGGATCTGAGAAGCTCGTACAGACTGGCGAGCCCCTGGTTCTGTGGAAGATGCGTGTTAAAGATAGTGGGAAATATTATTGCCGGGGAGTGAGGGACACAGCGGTGGGAAACATATACACCCTCCAGAGTCTGCCTGTGGAGATCAATGTGGATGGTAAGATCttatttatcagttttatttaaaatctcacatcctctgcatttgtttttttgaaaatgaGATCATCATGCTCGCTTTGCTGTTGCAACACTATTCAACATAGCGTGGTAACTTTCTCATGTGTGATCTTCCTTCAGGAGGGTGGGCCATTCTGCAAGTCCCATCCCAACCAGGCCTCATTGGACAAACCCTAACGTTAACGTGCCGCGTCCGAGGCAATGCCCCAATTCATGAGAGGATTCTGTACAGGGACGGGGTTGAAATCATGAAACAAAGTGGCCCACATTTTCACCTGAACAACCTGACCCTGGGAGACCAAGGGATGTATTCTTGTCGGGCCTCCTGGAACCAAGACAGACGTACACGCTCTGTCCTTTCAGTTGATGCTTCAGTGCAGGTCTTAGGTGAGTTTACATACAAGTTTGCTTGTTGTTGCAGATCACAAGTGGAAAGTCAATTTTGGAAATGTTCTTATTCACTTTCTGGCCAAGACTTAGTTGAAAGATCAACATCGCCCTTATATTTAGCTGTAAACTAAATTATATGACTGTTCTTTGATGAAATACATGAATGTTGGTTTTGATATCAGCTCTCCAGCGtcactccatttattttcaccCTGATCCAAGGAATATAGTTCtcattattttaatgtatttaatgttgtttattttctctcatgtTGCTCATGTCGCAGAGGTTCTGACGCAGCCCATTTTGGAGATTGTTGAACATAATTTTCAGATGCTCAGACTCATCTGCCACCTACATTACAACGCCCACAGTCCTGCCCCTCCAATAATTTACTACTTCTACAAGAATGAACAGCGACTGGGAACAGCAACCTCTGAGAACAGGGATCTGGTCAAACGGAGTCCAGGCCACTACAGCTGCAAGGCCAAGGTGCCTCAGTTGGGCATCTCCAGGAGGAGTGAGCCCACAAGCTTTGGACAAGTGGCAGGTACTTTAATATAAACGCAGCATGCTATGTCTCATTGTGTTCAATATCT from Platichthys flesus chromosome 4, fPlaFle2.1, whole genome shotgun sequence includes:
- the LOC133952247 gene encoding Fc receptor-like A isoform X1; protein product: MDAVISFLFILTLAPVAPLESSFRAVVERVLGDTRIFTGEEVRLRCSVPDPHGSRWDHEWFKGSEKLVQTGEPLVLWKMRVKDSGKYYCRGVRDTAVGNIYTLQSLPVEINVDGGWAILQVPSQPGLIGQTLTLTCRVRGNAPIHERILYRDGVEIMKQSGPHFHLNNLTLGDQGMYSCRASWNQDRRTRSVLSVDASVQVLEVLTQPILEIVEHNFQMLRLICHLHYNAHSPAPPIIYYFYKNEQRLGTATSENRDLVKRSPGHYSCKAKVPQLGISRRSEPTSFGQVAGRPATPSFVQPRNPKPFAPPVSSPDPLPLTDEPAATQASLYQSTPAPGCLPSPAQSVNQTVPPIRIQPVTSSHIDIEASGDMLEESDHMSPANVTHSQVLHK
- the LOC133952247 gene encoding high affinity immunoglobulin gamma Fc receptor I-like isoform X2; this encodes MDAVISFLFILTLAPVAPLESSFRAVVERVLGDTRIFTGEEVRLRCSVPDPHGSRWDHEWFKGSEKLVQTGEPLVLWKMRVKDSGKYYCRGVRDTAVGNIYTLQSLPVEINVDGGWAILQVPSQPGLIGQTLTLTCRVRGNAPIHERILYRDGVEIMKQSGPHFHLNNLTLGDQGMYSCRASWNQDRRTRSVLSVDASVQVLEVLTQPILEIVEHNFQMLRLICHLHYNAHSPAPPIIYYFYKNEQRLGTATSENRDLVKRSPGHYSCKAKVPQLGISRRSEPTSFGQVAVANLSLTK